A genomic region of Gossypium hirsutum isolate 1008001.06 chromosome D01, Gossypium_hirsutum_v2.1, whole genome shotgun sequence contains the following coding sequences:
- the LOC107928104 gene encoding probable sodium/metabolite cotransporter BASS1, chloroplastic, whose amino-acid sequence MQSSLPCPHATTTYFKSLEKPRPRYLSYPNLLLSFPRPSNSSSFGLTLRSQSHKQLPNRPINSLTSNRFQIHCGISSNSYNANNKKSVRDWIEWVGEVISTAFPLWVSLGCLLGLFKPSSFSWVTPRWSIFGLTLTMLGMGMTLTLDDLRGALAMPKELISGFVLQYSVMPLSGYFVSKLLNLPSHYAAGLILVGCCPGGTASNIVTYLARGNVALSVLMTAASTLSAVIMTPSLTSMLAGKYVPVDAAALLNSTLQVVLLPVLGGAFLNQYFHGFVKFVSPLMPSIAVGTVGVLCGNAIAESSSAILASGLQVVLASSLLHASGFFFGYVLSRMLRLDVASSRTISIEVGMQNSVLGVFLATHHFQNPLTAVPCAVSSVCHSIFGSILAGIWRRDVPKQNQE is encoded by the exons ATGCAGTCCTCACTTCCATGCCCTCATGCAACAACAACATACTTCAAATCTCTAGAGAAACCAAGACCCCGTTATCTATCATACCCTAATCTCTTACTTTCATTTCCCAGACCTTCCAATTCATCATCTTTTGGCTTGACACTAAGATCCCAATCCCACAAACAACTACCCAATAGACCCATCAATTCGTTGACTTCCAATCGTTTTCAAATTCACTGCGGCATTTCATCAAACAGTTACAATGCTAACAACAAGAAAAGTGTCAGAGATTGGATTGAGTGGGTTGGTGAAGTGATTTCCACTGCATTCCCGCTATGGGTTTCTTTAGGATGTCTACTTGGACTGTTCAAGCCAAGTTCTTTCAGCTGGGTTACCCCCAGATGGAGTATTTTTGGTCTTACTCTTACTATGCTTGGTATGGGTATGACTCTTACTCTAGATGATCTTCGTGGTGCCCTTGCTATGCCTAAAGAGTTGATATCTGGTTTTGTACTCCAATattcg GTTATGCCTTTATCTGGGTATTTCGTTAGCAAGCTCTTAAATTTGCCATCTCACTATGCAGCTGGTTTAATATTAGTTGGTTGCTGTCCTGGTG GTACAGCAAGTAACATTGTCACATATCTTGCCCG AGGAAATGTGGCACTTTCCGTGTTGATGACCGCTGCAAGCACTCTATCTGCTGTG atTATGACCCCCTCTCTCACAAGCATGCTGGCTGGGAAATATGTTCCAGTAGATGCTGCTGCACTGCTAAACTCAACACTGCAG GTTGTGCTTCTTCCTGTATTGGGTGGTGCATTCCTAAATCAGTATTTCCATGGCTTCGTTAAATTTGTTTCTCCTTTGATGCCAAGCATTGCTGTCGGAACTGTTGGTGTTCTATGTGGAAATGCAATTGCCGAAAGTTCTTCCGCAATTCTTGCATCTGGTCTACAAGTTGTGCTAGCTTCATCCCTTCTTCACGCATCTGGATTTTTCTTTGGCTATGTCCTTTCACGGATGCTTCGGCTTGATGTGGCTTCATCACGAACGATCTCCATTGAGGTTGGCATGCAG AACTCGGTTCTCGGAGTTTTTCTTGCTACTCATCACTTCCAAAATCCACTGACGGCAGTACCATGTGCGGTGTCCAGTGTATGCCACTCAATTTTTGGTAGTATATTGGCCGGAATTTGGCGACGCGATGTGCCAAAGCAGAACCAGGAGTGA